The DNA window AGAAATTCAAATACCATAGTTGGAATGCTAAAAATTTTTAATTATTTGTTGATTGTTCCTATTAAGCTTTATCAAATACTTTTATCACCATTAATTGGACCAAGTTGTAGATTTACTCCAACATGCTCTAACTACGCAATTGAAGCAATTAATAAGCATGGCCCATTCAAAGGTCTTTGGCTTGCAATAAAGAGAATTACAAAGTGCCATCCATGGGGGGATTCAGGGCACGATCCCGTACCTTAATAAAGATGACCTAAAGTGTCCCTTAAGAGATTTAATATGACTCATTAAATGAGCATTTTAAATAAAATTGATTTCAAAAATTTAAGTGCAACGCACTTAAGAGAAATAGTTTATAAAAGTAAATTTAAAAAGGAAAAAAGGACATTACTCACCAATGTCATATATAAACCAGTCAACTGGCAATATGGTCAAAGATATAAATATGAAAATTATATTGATAAGGATTTATATGAACTTCAAATAGTTTTATGTCTATTTCTTGGTTGGCCTAAAATCTACAACAACATTCATCCTTCGTTAGCAAAAAATTTATCATTACTATGTAGGACCATAAAAAAAATAGAGCTTAAAGTTAACAATCCCAACAAGTTTAATGCATGTGGAGAAATGTTTAATTCAGAACCTAATTTCTCTCCAACATTAAACAAAATGCTTACATTGCTTTGGGATTTAGGTTCAAAAAAAGTAAGACAACAATTAATTAAATACTTTAATTTAAAACCAACAAGCATTCATATGACTTACTTTGAAGAATTACCTATAAGATTCATTAAAGAAAATCAAAACTACTATAAAAGAGCATTGATTGAACATATGAAAAAATTTACTCTTCATCAATTTTATAGAGCGCCGGATTTTATAAAATATGACGAACTTGTGATAGATGCTTGGCTATCAAGGATCCAAGAGTTGGAAGAATACCGCTCCTGTCGGGAATTTTTACCAAAAAATATATTTCTTTCATATGTATTGATAGGTGAATTATATTGGGGTATGCATAATGGCAATAAAAGACAAAGAAACTCCTTTAAGAAACAATTCTTGACTCATAAAAAAGTAATAGAAAAAGTTCTGGAATTAATATCTTTGCAATCCAATAAAAGATGGTTGGGAACATTTTTTAAAAAAATGAGGGCTACTAGAGGCAGTGCTAAAAGTATATCTGGTGTTTACCATAATTTTGAAAAATATTTAAAGGAGATACTTGCAGAGTATTTCAATCAAGACATTATTTTTTATGAAATTATAAATTGTATATTTATACATAAAATTCAAAATCCCGAACTAAACTTATTAACCGCACAATCTTTAAAATCTTTTTTTCAAATTGAAGACATAATATTGGGATTAAAAGAATTTGATGCTTTGAATATAAATGCTTTGAAATATCTCTCCCTATTCCATGCGTCTGGTTATGAAAGTAGCAATCCTTTTGTGGCAGTTCATATACAAAAACTAATAGATGATAAAGAAAAGAGGAAAAGTATAGAAATGAATAAATACAACATATCAGCTTCGAATATTTTATTTGCGAAAAATAATCATATGAAATTTAACAAAAAATATGTTTCTGAAGATAAAAATTTAGATTTTATAATTAAAAAAAATACTTCAATAGCAACTTCAATGGCATCCTTGAAGTGATTTATAAAGCCATCCACTACCTAAATAAAGATGACCTAAAGTGTCCCTATGAACTATTAATATTACTTAATAGAGAAATTTTATGAGTATTATTAAAAAATTAGATGCATTCTATAGAGATAGAAATTTTAGTAAACCAGGGATAAGAGCATTTAAAAAAAATTTAAAAGAAATAATTGAAAACACTAAATTCAATAAAGTTAAAAAAAAGATTCTTTTAGATGTGCTTAGAGCACCCACTAGTTGTAAATGGGATAAAAAATCTCGATTAGAAAAATACGCACTAGATAAAGATCTATATGAATTAAGGATAATTTTATGCTTAAAATATGGACGTTCATCAATTTACCAAAATATAAATCCCTCATTAGCTTTAGATTTTGAATTGTTAGAACGTACGTTGGCAAAAATTAAATATATGACACACAAACAAAAATTTCTTATAAAAAATATG is part of the SAR86 cluster bacterium genome and encodes:
- the yidD gene encoding membrane protein insertion efficiency factor YidD, whose translation is MLKIFNYLLIVPIKLYQILLSPLIGPSCRFTPTCSNYAIEAINKHGPFKGLWLAIKRITKCHPWGDSGHDPVP